ATTGCACGTATTGTGTTCCTACTAACGTACTTATGATGACATAGACTTTCTATTGGCATGTTCTTGTATGTAGCCGTTAATCACTTGGAGGTGAAATCAATAAAATCGTAAGAACATTTAGGATATTTGTATTCATACACCAGATTACAAGGTTTTAGACGGGAGCGCGATCTTGATACCTGAAGATATACAGTAATTCACATCGAGGCTTAAACAAGTCTCAactctgtgaacctgacgatgaccgaagaaagtcgaaacgttgttcgctcctctacataaattttgttcttaaCCTAAGCCAGCCGTTTTTACCCATATAAGTCTCAACTCTACTTGAGGATATACGTGATGATGTAGCTTATTTAACTGATTTCTTATCACAACCGCCATTTTCCCACTATATGTTAGGGCAAAAATAGTTATTTACTACATTCTAATTCGGTGTTATCAAAAGACTTACTATTTGAACAGTCACGAATAACTTGATTTATACCTCATATTGAAAAACTATTTTAGcagaaattatttcatatttctatCTCTTTCTGAAAAATTCATGTTCACTGGTTAACTTGTGCGATCGATGAATCACTATTCTAACtcgaatttttataaaatacagtagtATGTAGTAAGTAGAGTTAAAAATAACCTTATGGAAAAGTTTACAATGAAATTTTCCACCtttattatgaaaaatttaaCATTGAATTTTGTATTGGGATGTTCAATATtaatgtagtttaaaatattcttaatatgtTCAGCAATTTCtgtcaaaataataaagatatcatTTACACAACTCCTGTAATATAATGAATTGTACAGGACATTGTTCTAGCGGCCctgcatgactaggtggttaggactttcgacttgtaatctgaaagtcgcggatttgaatccctgtaGCATCAAACatgtaagggaaggcagctagtcatcaccagccacctccaactcttggactactcttttaaccaacgaatagtgagattgaccgtcacgttataacaacCCCACCGCttaaaggacgaacatgtttggtatgacggagattcgaacccgcgaccctcagattacgagttgagtgccttaaccacctggtaatgCCGGGCCACGATGTAAGGTAGGTATTAAATGTACGaaaaattctgatttattttaagTTCAATGTATTAAGTTCATTTACAACTGTTaaacagtataaattaaaaacctttaattaattaaccggcacccgctagtacagcggtaagtctacggatttacaaccctaaaatcaggggttcaattcccctcggtgggctcctgagatagcccgatgtggctttgccataagaaaacacactaattTCCCGAGTAGATTAATCCTAAAAAAGTACATCTGCCTTTCTCGATTCAACAACGGATTTCTGAaattaacttttgttgtttttcctcGGGCCTCCTTTGGAAGTTTTCCATTCAGAAGAAAGTACAGTTCCTAAATCCTCATCGAGTAATGaatgattttatttcaatttttagtttgtctgttgttgttttttacaaacgCTCGCCTCAAATAAGCAAATCGTTCAGAAAAATCTGATCAAGTCTCATCAAGTGAAGTGTTAATGATTTCAGTAAATTATTCTTTCAACTTTCCCATTGACAATAAAATGATTGTTCTGTTTATGCAGATTAACACGTCTCATAATAATATAACCTTACTTCTCCtaaagtgatttaatatttatgatGAGAATAATTGATATTAACTAAAATCGAATAAGATATCATAACTGAATTGACATTTAATAATCTATCATACTCATATTagaggtttatttatttatttattttgggggatttcattaaaacaagataaataaatagttgtgtataaaacaaacattattcctTAAAGTGTGGTCAATAgtgaaaaatgataaaacttcACTTCCTCTCATAAACATTCATTGGACCATTTTCTAAAGTTGCAGTGTCTGTTTTTTAACCATAGAAAGAGAAGAAAATTATccagcaaatatatatatatatatatataaaatactaaagtctagatttcaataatttctataaaaGTTCAATTAGAAAAAgtatattatcttaaacactCATTTGAGAGAAAGTGTTTTCCTCAATAAGGTTTCTACTACAATGAACATTAGAACAAACCCGATGAAGGTTTGGTTACGATTGTCATTACTTTTCTACTGAAACCTTGAACACACTTGAATAACTAAGCTGTAAAAGTTTCGTGTGGACTCTTGAGTTTGAGTTGTTCCTTTCTTTAAAGAGAAATACTAGTAAAGAAAAATGATGTGgcacagaatttaaaaaaatcgcCTAACATTTCATTTGGAGGCAGAATAGTTACATGTAACAATATCATTTGGCTTACTCTTAACTTGCCATGTAAACAGTGATTAAAAGTAACAATTTACACTTCGTAAAAAGGACaagaagaaagttattaaataaacatcataattAAAATAGTTCATTGAGACATGGCAAGTGAAAAtgagaaatgtaaataatttctttgtttcttgcttataaaatttaataaagttatttttattggtttaaagAGTGTGAAGCTAATGCTCCAGAACTACTGAATCTGTTGGaccaaataattatattgtatttctttatgaTGAGAGGCTTaggaaaattgtaatttaaaattaaatcaatacGTATTATTAAAAACCGATAGTAGAATATGTATTAATGTGTAAGACCAAGCAacagataaataaagtaattttattgcAATTATTAACtagtacaaacaaaataatgaggTTACTGTAATAAATGTATTCGGCCGTAACTAACACTTTTGGGTTTGTAAACTAAATCAACATTTCAGAGTtatgataagaaaaaaacaaagagagagaaaacatCTCGAAAGAACACTACAAgactaaaataataagttattaaaaattaacatgtGGGATTCAGAAATTTAGACAGAAACTCGTGTGATTTATAAATCAGATATTGAGATATCAACCGAAAGGTGACAATGATAAACACGTACCTAAACCAGAAACTGCAGTAGAATATAGAAATAGATAAAAGCTATTATTTACTATGATGAAAAATACTGTTAACAGTAAGGATGCCCAACTGATGAGCTCGAACAGAATTGTAATAGAAGTTTTCTCTAGTTTATCTATTACTTATAATTATGACTGATGtgttattaattgtaattattattgtaatattttaacatctCTTTTGGTAGGAGCTATTATataagtatgtatgtatatattatttatttctattattttctcaAGTTCTACAGAAGCTTTATTGACCTCCTAACTACGCTTTTAGTATTATCCTCGCTGCCTAGTTGGTCATGGTTTATTACAGGGTTAGTAATCAAGTCCATAACATGAGAAAGGATGTTGTAATCTGAGCCATTCTTCTCCTCTTCTTCTGAGGATTGAAAATATGATGGACGCAACTGAAGGGTTTCTACTTGGCCATATTTTGCTGTTGACTGCTGACCACTAGGTGAATTATAGCTGTTTGAATAGAGATATAAGCCATCGGTCAACGTTTCATTGCTTTTCTTGGTGCTAATTTGGACTTCGTGATTATCAGATTCGTTATTGTCGTGATCATACGATTCTTCGTCCGCTATGTCCTCTTGTGCTTCCTCTACTTTTGAGCTGGCACCAGAATAAACATCTGCTATTTGATAGTAGGATCCTGAATAAGATTTGTCAGATAAATCTTCTGATGGGCCAACGGATTGAGGGTTTGAATTGAACTTATCAGAGTCTATCAGTTGGGACACATCTTTCTCGTCGTTTACAGAGAGCTCGTAAGCCCCATGTTGACTTTTCGAGTCGTCCTGGTTAGTTGTGTTTAAactatgttttaatgaaatattttctgaagTTTCTTTGCCATGATTATGTGTTCCCCCAGTACCCTGAGCAGCATACATGTAATTCAGTTGAGATGAAGCGGCAACTATTCCATCAGTTACTTCCTGGTCGTCTTCACTGCTGTAGTTAGACTGTTCTTGCTGCTGGTTTTGTGAAAAGTGAGCCGCTCCGGACAAGTGAGCGTCATTACGTTCTTCTGCAGATGGAAGATGAACACTGGGAGGTTGTAAAACTGGTTTtcgaaatatttctgtttgttgagGCTTTAGCTCAATACGCGAATGAAAATTAGGCTGTGCTGCTACTGCTTGACCAAACTTAGAAACACCAAACCCGCTAAAATCAGGCTCGCCAGGCTTGAAGGCCCCGTGAAACGGAATAGAATCATCTTCGCTTAATGGAAATGGCCTTGGGTCATTTGGTGGAGGGGTTGTAGGATCTGGGAAACGATCCTCACTATGTGAGGTCAGTATAGGTCTGAACCCTCCTTCAAATTTTATAATAGATGCATTCTGTCCGAGTTgccttttcttgtttttgttgacTTGATGACTAATTTGTTTAGAATGGTCAAGAAAAAAAGGCCCTGTTTGAAGCTCAGAAGATCTCGAACTAAAAGTTGATAAAGGACTTTCCTGGACCGAAACACGACGAAAATCCCTGTTTAACTGATCCACAGGGATATAGTACACATATTGCGCATCCTTAGTAGAAACGTTTTTAGTAACATCGATGCTACCCTCGTCTCCGTGAAGACTGTATGGTTTGTTATGAAAAGACTGTTGTAAATTATAACCTGTTGACGAAGTGTCTCTCTGTGGTACGCTGTAGAGATCATGAGTTGCAGATTGTCTGTCCTTTTGTGATGTGTTATATTCAGTCTTGTTACTGATGTCTCTTTCTTGCGTATATAACTGATAACTAGGTGTATACAGTTCGTGATTAAGGAATTGTTTGTGACTAATGTCTGGATTTTTGTTAACTGTGAAATTTATCTCTGATGATATAAGATCATCCGAAGCCTCGAACAATGGAAGAGCATTAGTCTTCAAAGGTTTTTCTAGCTTTGTAAGACTAGTCTTGGAATTTATATCCTGCAAGGCTTGTTCGTTGTTACTACTGTAAATCTTGAGTGTGCTAGCGGCAGATTGAAAAGTCTCGTCACATGAATCAACCACGTGTATCTTCCACCCAAGGTACCGGTGAGTGTAAcactgtaattaaaaacaaaatagttaaatACCTCAAGTGCTTcatctaaacattttaaattaattcaggAACTGCAAGAATAATTCTCGTTGTTTCTACGTGTGTGCAATAGTAATTGGATCAAAACTTACTGTTATAACTTTTGGTATTCtatatgaataatataaactATGACGTCTTGACTAAACACATTAATGAATTTAAGGGAATTTAGCATTTAGAGACATATTTTAGTgaggcatggcatggccaggtggttaaagcgctcgactcgtaatccgaagttcGCGAGTTaaaatcccggtcacaccaaacatgctcgctctttcagctgtgtggacgttataacgttactgtcaatcccactattcgttggtaaaagagtagcccaagagttggcggttggtggtgatgactagctgcctttagtcttacattgctaaattagagacggctagcgcagatagccctcgaatagcttttcgcgaaattcaaaaccaaaccagatTTTAGTGTaatcacattatttataaatatcaatattgttatAGCTTCCAATTTTCCAGTTTTGCTTTAGATACGCAGTGTAAATTTTGGGGacaagaaaagttttatttttctgtaaatagtaacttaattaatttttctttaaagctgatgtcaataaaattatcattcTTGTAGTCTTCTGTTAACCTTACTTTCATAACAAACACTCACAGACCTTATATTGTCCGAAGGATAGTCTTTTGCTTCTTACTGTAAAAAGAATATTCAGCCGAAAACTTTCAGTAAACTAAGCAGTTTAAATGTACTGTAaatctgaatatatatttttataataatttgccAATGGCCTccaaatgatttttattttaattaatatttacaacgAAACTGTTTTCTCATCTGTAAATCTGACAAGAGTTAAAATGTTGTCATAGATGCGAAGTTCTAACGCAGTTAACAAATTACAAACTTTCTAATAAGGCCAAAGAAAGCTAGTTCTAAGTTCACTAAGTCAGTTCTTTAAGTTACAAAATCACACTATGTCTGACTATGATGTGTGTAAAAGTAAGGTAACccattaagcacaaaattacatcttatgttaatataaagttAAGAATATTTCTAAATCTTCATTTGTACTTAGCATAGAACTCAA
This genomic window from Tachypleus tridentatus isolate NWPU-2018 chromosome 10, ASM421037v1, whole genome shotgun sequence contains:
- the LOC143229119 gene encoding uncharacterized protein LOC143229119 isoform X2, giving the protein MVMDAQTFIVPNFKYDGQGPAAYWWVSRGPQQNALGIQLTDEKNSDAPLKRYNGKTVVISLPDDKTIYDYDWFGVWCEEFSIDFGHVRIPHDIRVPPSLHLLGVKPENKLNCEILQDSLGFELRWVMDGGDTVMQLVGRIGDGEYMAFGLSKDDSKTEMVNADVVVTWIDSDGQGHAEDYFLASKEQCVGTHGSCPDQKYPGAKNSVTLMNAATVNGYKMVTFRRPQAALDKEYDQNIYSDGPQAVLWAIGPINNRGEVSYHKLHTDGNMFIDFARAPKWNCPVPASDSQYSSTNGDVEAASKREGNQYASSSTEAEQRAWEIPSIVCPANRTFFAQIGPTGGKKGYQGITGQVGWGIAWYINGLIIPEITVQRGKTYTFYVEGGNDPENPARHHPLYITESPEGGFEYKTRSERRREKVFAGVKRSRSGPSPTAAGRLCEWKIPVSQEEPPESYSTYAEFQQSLKLDCAQGEPAVLKWTPNERTPDLVYYQCYTHRYLGWKIHVVDSCDETFQSAASTLKIYSSNNEQALQDINSKTSLTKLEKPLKTNALPLFEASDDLISSEINFTVNKNPDISHKQFLNHELYTPSYQLYTQERDISNKTEYNTSQKDRQSATHDLYSVPQRDTSSTGYNLQQSFHNKPYSLHGDEGSIDVTKNVSTKDAQYVYYIPVDQLNRDFRRVSVQESPLSTFSSRSSELQTGPFFLDHSKQISHQVNKNKKRQLGQNASIIKFEGGFRPILTSHSEDRFPDPTTPPPNDPRPFPLSEDDSIPFHGAFKPGEPDFSGFGVSKFGQAVAAQPNFHSRIELKPQQTEIFRKPVLQPPSVHLPSAEERNDAHLSGAAHFSQNQQQEQSNYSSEDDQEVTDGIVAASSQLNYMYAAQGTGGTHNHGKETSENISLKHSLNTTNQDDSKSQHGAYELSVNDEKDVSQLIDSDKFNSNPQSVGPSEDLSDKSYSGSYYQIADVYSGASSKVEEAQEDIADEESYDHDNNESDNHEVQISTKKSNETLTDGLYLYSNSYNSPSGQQSTAKYGQVETLQLRPSYFQSSEEEEKNGSDYNILSHVMDLITNPVINHDQLGSEDNTKSVVRRSIKLL